The following are encoded together in the Jannaschia sp. M317 genome:
- a CDS encoding SCO family protein, with amino-acid sequence MSKLRLVLWTAVAVALVGVGFLALAPSRVTSIPFLVAPEADGVQARFELTDQNGMVQTRDEFRGRWMLIFFGFTNCPDICPTGLATISAAMDNLGADREQVQPIFVTVDPSRDTPSRLKEYLAFFDPAIVGLGGTDTQLERTAGAFKIYYERVEDEGAPDGYTMGHAPNLLLFDDEGVFVRTFDRNATPSEVADDLRGRI; translated from the coding sequence ATGTCGAAGCTGAGACTGGTGTTGTGGACTGCCGTGGCCGTCGCTCTCGTTGGCGTCGGTTTTCTGGCACTCGCACCATCTCGCGTGACCTCGATCCCGTTCCTCGTCGCGCCCGAGGCGGACGGCGTGCAGGCGCGGTTCGAACTCACCGACCAAAATGGCATGGTGCAGACTCGGGACGAATTCCGTGGGCGCTGGATGTTGATCTTCTTTGGCTTCACCAACTGCCCGGATATCTGCCCGACAGGCCTGGCCACAATCTCGGCCGCGATGGACAATCTCGGCGCGGATCGTGAACAGGTCCAGCCGATCTTCGTCACCGTCGACCCGTCGCGCGACACGCCATCGCGCCTGAAGGAATACCTCGCCTTCTTCGACCCCGCCATCGTGGGACTGGGCGGCACGGACACGCAACTTGAACGGACGGCTGGCGCTTTCAAGATCTACTACGAGCGCGTCGAGGACGAAGGTGCGCCCGACGGCTATACGATGGGGCACGCGCCAAATTTGCTGCTCTTCGATGATGAAGGTGTCTTCGTGCGCACCTTCGACCGTAACGCCACACCCTCCGAGGTTGCTGACGACTTGCGGGGAAGGATTTAG
- a CDS encoding helix-turn-helix domain-containing protein encodes MLTIGDLSRRTGTKVQTIRYYEKIGIMPEPGRTEGNQRRYGSDELDRLSFIRHARQLGFSLDAIRELLGLSDIPDRSCAEVDDIARRQLQHVKQRIARLEALRVELARMVHECSGGTVGECRVLGVLRDHDECLTQHNEIGA; translated from the coding sequence ATGCTGACCATTGGAGATCTGTCGCGCCGGACCGGAACGAAGGTCCAGACGATCCGGTACTACGAAAAGATCGGAATCATGCCCGAACCCGGTCGCACTGAGGGGAACCAGCGGCGCTATGGATCCGATGAGCTCGACCGACTGTCGTTCATACGACATGCCCGGCAGCTTGGGTTTTCCTTAGACGCGATCCGGGAACTTTTAGGATTGTCAGACATTCCAGATCGCTCCTGCGCCGAGGTCGATGACATCGCACGACGCCAGCTTCAACACGTGAAGCAACGCATCGCGCGGCTCGAAGCCTTGCGCGTCGAGTTGGCTCGGATGGTCCACGAATGCTCCGGTGGAACAGTAGGAGAATGTCGAGTTCTGGGAGTTCTGCGCGATCACGACGAGTGCCTGACACAGCATAATGAAATCGGAGCCTGA
- a CDS encoding disulfide bond formation protein B: MTVISTGSALDGTATRYLLIAWVLALGSSLAVLFIGEVLGQMPCTLCWYQRAFMFPLAIVLGVAVWREDTKVWVYALPLAAGGVLIAGYHMALYVGLVPAPITPCSDTGPSCTDDGMLFLGLPIPMMALGAFAAIGFFLLPLRRIAT, encoded by the coding sequence ATGACCGTCATATCGACCGGTAGCGCGCTGGATGGCACTGCGACGCGCTATCTCCTAATCGCTTGGGTCTTGGCCCTAGGATCGTCGCTGGCTGTGCTTTTCATAGGCGAGGTTCTGGGACAGATGCCCTGTACTCTCTGCTGGTATCAGCGCGCCTTCATGTTCCCGCTCGCGATCGTGCTCGGGGTCGCCGTCTGGCGAGAAGATACGAAAGTTTGGGTCTATGCCTTGCCGCTTGCGGCAGGGGGTGTCCTGATCGCGGGTTACCACATGGCCCTCTACGTCGGGCTTGTGCCCGCGCCGATCACGCCTTGTTCCGATACCGGACCGTCCTGCACCGATGATGGGATGCTCTTTCTCGGCCTCCCGATCCCGATGATGGCGCTCGGTGCCTTTGCCGCGATCGGCTTCTTTCTCCTGCCTCTTCGACGGATTGCCACATGA
- a CDS encoding SCO family protein — protein MRRTFLASGAVVAALVFALLLGWWQVDGPGADQAQTDDPRPLPLTEMSFTLTDQSGRNVGPDTLAGKPALVFFGFTHCPEICPTTLSDISGWLDELGTDAERITPVLITVDPERDTVEILSEYVGFFHSAIQGWTGTPPETAKAAAGFRVGYRKVPLEEDYTMDHTAGVFLFDATGRFVTAIDYHEPRDFALPKIRRAFQNEEAGQ, from the coding sequence ATGCGTCGGACTTTTCTCGCCTCGGGCGCCGTCGTCGCTGCGCTGGTCTTCGCTCTGCTGCTTGGCTGGTGGCAGGTCGATGGCCCCGGAGCAGACCAAGCTCAGACGGACGATCCCCGGCCTTTGCCGCTGACCGAGATGTCATTCACCTTGACCGACCAATCGGGCCGCAACGTCGGCCCGGATACCTTGGCCGGCAAGCCGGCACTCGTGTTCTTCGGCTTCACCCATTGTCCCGAGATCTGTCCGACGACGCTGTCGGATATTTCGGGCTGGCTCGACGAGCTGGGCACAGATGCAGAGCGGATCACGCCCGTTCTGATCACGGTCGATCCGGAACGGGACACGGTGGAGATCCTTTCAGAATATGTCGGGTTCTTCCACTCGGCGATCCAAGGCTGGACCGGCACGCCCCCGGAGACAGCGAAGGCCGCGGCGGGATTCCGCGTAGGATATCGAAAGGTCCCGCTGGAGGAAGACTACACGATGGACCATACGGCAGGCGTCTTCCTATTCGACGCGACAGGACGTTTCGTGACGGCTATCGACTATCACGAACCGAGGGACTTCGCATTGCCAAAAATACGGCGAGCGTTTCAGAATGAAGAGGCAGGGCAATGA
- a CDS encoding cation diffusion facilitator family transporter → MSHDHGHVHLDPASGDRRVAVAIWANGLLTIAQILGGILSGSLALIADAIHNLSDMASLVIAFAARKISRRPADARMTFGYGRVEVVAALINYTSLILIGIYLIYEGIMRFIEPSEVSGWTVVILGGIALIVDALTAALTYSMQKGSVNIRALFLHNLSDALASVAVIVAGSLILLYDLYWIDPAITLGIAAYILYLALTEIGGPIRTLMLGCPPELDAEAVIAAVEEIDGVEELHHVHLWQMEEHQAAFDAHVVLLTDRWNEAENVKRAIKIHLRDAFDIDHTTLELERADHRHREAAQLGHEDAGSAQGT, encoded by the coding sequence ATGTCGCACGATCATGGTCACGTACATCTTGATCCGGCTTCGGGTGACCGGCGTGTCGCGGTGGCGATCTGGGCAAACGGCTTACTCACTATCGCGCAGATTTTGGGTGGAATCCTCTCCGGAAGCCTGGCGCTGATCGCGGACGCCATCCACAATCTATCCGACATGGCCTCGCTGGTCATCGCTTTCGCGGCGCGCAAGATCTCGCGACGTCCCGCGGATGCACGCATGACATTCGGCTATGGGCGTGTGGAAGTCGTGGCCGCATTAATCAATTACACCTCGCTGATTTTGATCGGGATCTACCTGATCTACGAGGGCATCATGCGCTTTATCGAGCCTTCCGAGGTCTCAGGCTGGACGGTCGTCATCCTCGGAGGTATCGCCCTGATCGTCGATGCCCTTACGGCCGCGCTGACCTATTCGATGCAGAAGGGGAGCGTGAACATCCGCGCCCTCTTTCTGCACAACTTGTCCGACGCGCTCGCCTCCGTTGCGGTGATCGTCGCTGGAAGCCTGATCCTGCTTTATGACTTGTACTGGATCGATCCGGCCATCACGCTCGGGATCGCAGCCTATATCCTCTATCTCGCGCTAACTGAGATCGGCGGGCCGATCCGAACACTGATGCTGGGCTGCCCTCCGGAGTTGGATGCGGAGGCGGTCATCGCGGCCGTGGAAGAGATCGACGGCGTGGAGGAACTGCACCATGTGCATCTGTGGCAGATGGAAGAACACCAAGCGGCCTTCGACGCGCATGTCGTCCTCCTCACCGATCGCTGGAACGAAGCGGAAAACGTGAAGCGCGCGATCAAGATCCACCTTCGAGACGCATTCGATATCGATCATACGACGCTCGAACTGGAGCGGGCCGATCACCGGCATCGCGAAGCTGCACAACTCGGACATGAAGATGCTGGATCGGCCCAAGGCACCTAA
- a CDS encoding thioredoxin domain-containing protein, which translates to MTTKTTLLAILAVALTLFAGGTWYMGRPDTAAIATAEPVQAQDALVRGHSPILGREDAPVTIVEFFDPACEACRRFHPIVKGILEDHPDDVRVVVRYTPFHGEASEVAVKVLEAARMQGVFLPVMDALLEAQPRWASHGGANIALIMEVAVAAGLDAEAAETQMRAPDVIGVLNQDRADVEAVGIRGTPTFFVNGKPLPEFGAAQLIAMVEAEVAATTD; encoded by the coding sequence ATGACCACCAAGACCACACTCCTTGCCATCCTCGCCGTTGCCTTAACGCTCTTCGCCGGTGGCACTTGGTACATGGGCCGCCCGGACACGGCCGCTATCGCGACAGCGGAGCCAGTCCAGGCGCAGGACGCGCTGGTGCGGGGCCATTCGCCGATCTTGGGGCGCGAAGACGCGCCCGTGACCATCGTCGAATTCTTCGATCCGGCCTGTGAGGCCTGCCGCCGCTTCCATCCTATCGTAAAAGGCATTCTCGAGGACCACCCAGACGATGTTCGGGTCGTCGTCCGTTACACGCCATTCCACGGCGAGGCCTCCGAGGTGGCCGTCAAGGTGCTCGAGGCTGCCCGTATGCAGGGCGTGTTTCTTCCCGTCATGGACGCCCTGCTGGAGGCACAGCCCCGATGGGCGTCGCATGGAGGTGCCAACATTGCTCTCATCATGGAGGTCGCCGTCGCTGCCGGTCTCGACGCCGAGGCAGCTGAGACGCAGATGCGCGCGCCCGACGTGATCGGCGTGCTCAACCAAGACCGTGCCGACGTCGAGGCGGTCGGCATCCGCGGAACACCGACCTTCTTCGTGAACGGAAAGCCGCTGCCCGAGTTCGGGGCCGCACAACTCATTGCGATGGTCGAGGCTGAAGTCGCGGCTACGACCGATTGA